From the Cryptomeria japonica chromosome 2, Sugi_1.0, whole genome shotgun sequence genome, one window contains:
- the LOC131046170 gene encoding triacylglycerol lipase 1, whose protein sequence is MAELCNKLFLFLSVWLTLCWIGCVDCVEEAHSVVNAHGICGTFVWNRGYDCTEFIVPTKDGFLLAVQKMSNRASGTSRKEPVFLHHGLMEGGQSWLLNEPKESVAFMLADSGYDVWIANGRTTTFSYGHITYNRAQKEFWDWKWDDLVEYDISSMLHFVNYMTGQPIYYVGYSQGAMSGFAAFTDNQISSLVKKAAMLSPVAYLNHVSSPLVTAAAWLFVDKVDILLDMYEFNLSSASETQLLQTICENTQIHCQDLDLLALITGPSCCINKSRNAYYSKYPESTSTKNLAQLAQLLRSGRFGKYDYELTGNLLHYGRTFPPSYDLSAIPKSLSFFLAHGGNDPLADSEDVTQLAEKLPGKVKMLLMPNYNHGDMMLGTSAHTDVYPHILKFFH, encoded by the exons ATGGCAGAGCTGTGTAATAAGCTGTTTCTTTTTCTCAGTGTGTGGCTTACTTTATGCTGGATTGGATGTGTGGACTGTGTTGAGGAAGCCCATTCAGTTGTCAATGCTCATGGCATATGTGGAACCTTCGTTTGGAACAGAGGATACGACTGTACAGAATTCATT GTTCCGACTAAGGATGGATTTTTGCTTGCTGTACAAAAGATGTCTAACAGAGCATCGGGCACTTCCCGCAAGGAACCTGTTTTCTTACATCATGGATTAATGGAG GGTGGTCAATCATGGCTTTTGAATGAGCCTAAAGAGTCTGTGGCGTTTATGTTGGCTGACTCTGGATATGATGTCTGGATCGCTAATGGGCGTACAACCACTTTCAGTTATGGCCACATTACATACAACAGAGCACAGAAG GAATTCTGGGATTGGAAGTGGGACGATCTGGTAGAATATGATATATCATCAATGCTGCATTTTGTAAACTATATGACCGGGCAACCCATTTACTACGTTGGTTATTCTCAG GGTGCAATGTCCGGATTTGCAGCATTTACAGATAATCAAATATCCAGCCTTGTGAAGAAGGCTGCCATGCTGAGCCCTGTTGCTTATTTAAACCATGTTTCTTCTCCCCTAGTCACCGCAGCTGCCTGGCTATTTGTAGATAAG GTGGATATACTTCTTGATATGTATGAATTCAATCTCTCAAG TGCATCAGAAACGCAACTGTTGCAGACGATATGCGAAAATACACAAATTCATTGCCAGGACTTGGACTTGTTGGCCTTAATTACAG GGCCATCATGCTGTATAAACAAATCAAGGAATGCCTACTACTCCAAATACCCAGAGTCCACCTCGACGAAAAACTTGGCCCAATTGGCTCAGT TGTTGCGATCTGGCAGATTTGGAAAGTATGATTATGAATTGACTGGGAATCTGTTGCATTATGGGAGAACCTTCCCTCCATCCTATGACTTGTCTGCAATTCCAAAGAGTCTGTCGTTTTTTCTTGCTCATGGAGGAAATGATCCGCTGGCGGATTCAGAGGATGTGACACAACTTGCAGAGAAGCTGCCAGGAAAAGTAAAGATGTTGCTGATGCCCAACTATAACCATGGGGATATGATGCTGGGTACCTCTGCCCACACAGATGTGTACCCTCATATCTTGAAATTCTTCCACTAG